The genomic interval AAGATGGTTTATCTAATGTTATGCCTCACGTAGAAGTAAGATCTCGTCGTGTTGGTGGTGCAACATTCCAAATACCAATGCAAATTAGACCAGACCGTAAGGTTTCTATGGCTATTAAATGGATGATTTTATATACTCGTAAGAGAAATGAGAAAACCATGGCGCAGCGTTTAGCAGCAGAGATTTTAGCAGCAGCTAAAGAAGAAGGTGCAGCAGTAAAAAAACGTACTGATACTCACAAAATGGCAGAGGCTAATAAAGCTTTCTCTCACTTCAGATTTTAATAGAAATGGCTAGAGATTTAAGATTAACAAGAAATATTGGTATTGCAGCTCACATTGATGCTGGTAAAACCACAACAACAGAACGTATCTTGTTCTATACAGGTGTTTCTCACAAGATTGGAGAAGTACATGATGGGGCAGCTACGATGGACTGGATGGAGCAAGAGCAGGAAAGAGGTATTACAATTACTTCTGCTGCAACTACTTGTGAATGGGATTTTCCAAAAGAAAATGCTCAGCCTACTCCAGAAACTCAAGCATACCATTTTAATATTATTGATACTCCTGGTCACGTAGATTTTACTGTTGAAGTAAATAGATCTTTACGTGTATTAGATGGATTAGTATTCTTATTTTCAGCAGTTGATGGTGTAGAGCCACAATCTGAAACTAACTGGAGATTAGCTGATAACTATAAAGTGCCTAGAATTGGATTCGTTAATAAGATGGACCGTCAAGGATCTGACTTCTTAAAGGTTTGTCAACAGGTAAAAGATATGTTAAAGTCTAACGCAGTGCCAATTGTTTTAAATATTGGTGATGAGGATGAGTTTAAAGGTATTGTAGATTTAGTAAAGAACAGAGCTATTGTATGGCATGATGATAACTTCGGAGCTACATTCGATGTTGTTGCTATTCCAGAAGATATGAAAGATGAAGTACGTAAGTATCGTGCTTTATTAATCGAAGAAGTAGCTAGTTATGATGAGAACTTACTAGAAAAATTCATGGAAGATGAAGATTCTATTACAGAAGATGAAGTGCACAATGCATTAAGAGCTGCTGTTATGGATATGGCAATCATTCCAATGGTTTGTGGTTCTTCATTTAAAAATAAAGGTGTTCAGTTTCTTTTAGATGCTGTATGTCGTTACTTACCTTCTCCAATGGATAAGGAAGGTATTGTAGGTGTAAATCCAGATACAGAAGAAAAAGAATTACGTAAGCCTAGTGTAAAGGAACCTTTTGCTGCTTTAGCATTTAAAATTGCTACAGACCCTTTTGTTGGTCGTTTAGCATTTTTTAGAGCATACTCTGGTCGTTTAGACGCAGGTTCTTATGTTTTAAATAACCGTTCAGGTAAAAAAGAACGTATTTCTCGTATCTATCAAATGCATGCGAATAAGCAAAATGCAATTGATTATATTGAAGCTGGAGATATTGGTGCTGCTGTAGGTTTTAAATCTATTAAAACAGGAGATACTTTAACTGCTGAAAAATTCCCTCTTGTATTAGAGTCTATGGATTTTCCAGACCCAGTAATTGGTATCGCAATTGAGCCTAAAACAAAAGCGGATGTAGATAAATTAGGTGTTGGACTTGCTAAGTTAGCAGAAGAAGATCCTACTTTTACAGTACGTTCAGACGAAGCTTCAGGACAGACTATTATTTCTGGAATGGGTGAGTTGCATTTAGATGTACTTGTAGACCGTTTAAAACGTGAGTTTAAAGTAGAAGTTAACCAAGGTCAACCTCAAGTTGAATATAAAGAGGCTATTACTGCAGAAGCAGAACATAGAGAGATTTATAAGAAACAATCTGGTGGACGTGGTAAATTTGCTGATATTGTATTTACTATTGGACCTGCAGATGAAGGTGTTCAAGGTTTACAATTTGAGTCTGTAATTAAAGGTGGAAACGTACCTAGAGAATTTGTTCCTTCTGTAGAGAAAGGATTCAAAGAAGCTATGAAAAACGGACCATTAGCAGGATACGAAATGGATTCAATGAAAGTTACTTTAAGAGATGGTTCTTTCCACGCTGTGGATTCTGATGCTTTATCTTTTGAGTTAGCTGCAAGAATGGGTTATAAAGCTTCAGCAAAATCTGCAAAAGCAAAAATAATGGAACCATTAATGAAATTAGAAGTGTTAACTCCAGAGGAGAACATGGGAGATATCGTTGGTGATTTAAATAGAAGAAGAGGTCAAGTAAATGACATGAGCGATCGTAATGGGTCTAAAGTTGTTAAAGCTTTAGTACCGTTATCAGAAATGTTTGGTTACGTTACTACTTTAAGAACAATGTCTTCTGGTAGAGCAACTTCTACTATGGAATTTTCACATTATGCAGAAACTCCTTCTAATGTATCTGAAGAAGTTATCGCTAAATCTAAAGGTTAATCTCTAAATAATATAAGATGAGTCAAAAAATTAGAATTAAATTAAAGTCTTACGATTACAATTTAGTAGATAAATCTGCTGAAAAGATTGTAAAGACGGTAAAGAGTACTGGAGCTGTTGTAAACGGACCAATACCATTACCAACACATAAAAAGATTTTTACTGTATTACGTTCTCCACACGTAAACAAAAAATCTAGAGAGCAATTTCAATTAGCTTCTTACAAAAGATTATTAGACATCTATAGTTCTTCTTCGAAAACTATTGATGCTTTAATGAAACTTGAGTTACCAAGTGGTGTTGAAGTAGAAATTAAAGTTTAATTAAACTTTAATTGTAGTTCTTACGAAAGTAAGAATCTCTAAAAAAAAAGTAATTTTATATTAACTTTCGGTTTAATTTTGTTAAACCGAAAGTTTTTTATACTTTTGCAACCCGAAATAGAGTAGGGTGACGCTATTTTTTGAGTAAAATTAAGAAATAGTAACATGTCCAGAGCGTTTCGCGAAGGAAAAACGGAAAAAACAAAATCAGCGTTGAATTTGTTTGCGCTGTTTTTTTTGGTCGAAATTTAAAGGACGAAAATGAAACAATTGTTTCGAAAAATAAATTATTAATATAGACGCGCTGGATAAATAGATCTATCGTCTAAAATTTTAACTAAATGTCTGGGTTAATAGGAAGAAAGATTGGGATGACCAGCTTATTCGATGAGAACGGGAAGAATATTCCTTGTACTGTAATCGAAGCAGGTCCTTGCGTTGTCACTCAGGTCAGAACCGAAGAGGTTGACGGCTATAGTGCGTTACAACTTGGTTTCGATGACAAAAAAGCAAAAAGTTCTAACAAAGCGTTAGATGGCCACTTTAAAAAAGCTGGTACCACTGCTAAGAGAAAAGTCGTTGAATTTCAAGGATTTGAAGAGAGTTTTAAATTAGGAGATTCTATTACTGTAGGTCACTTTGAAGAAGGCGAATTCGTTGATGTATCTGGTGTATCTAAAGGTAAAGGTTTTCAAGGTGTTGTTAAGCGTCATGGATTCGGTGGTGTAGGTCAAGCTACTCACGGACAACATAACCGTTTAAGAGCTCCAGGTTCTATTGGTGCTGCGTCATATCCTGCAAGAGTATTCAAAGGAATGCGAATGGGAGGCCGTATGGGTGGAGATAAAGTGAAAGTACAAAACTTAAGAGTATTAAAAGTAGTTGCTGAAAAGAACTTACTTGTTGTTAAAGGAGCAATTCCTGGACACAAAAATGCTTTTGTAACTATTCAGAAATAATGGAAGTAGCAGTTTTAGATATTACAGGAAAAGATACAGGTAGAAAGGTTGAGCTTTCTAAAGATGTATTTGGAATAGAACCTAATGATCATGCAATTTACTTAGATGTAAAGCAATATTTGGCTAATCAACGTCAAGGAACGCACAAGTCTAAAGAAAGAGCAGAAATTACTGGTTCTACAAGAAAGATTAAAAAACAAAAAGGAACTGGTACTGCAAGAGCAGGTTCTATCAAGTCTGGTGTTTTTAGAGGTGGAGGTCGTATGTTCGGTCCAAGACCAAGAAGTTATTCTTTTAAATTGAATAAAAACTTAAAGCGTTTAGCACGTAAGTCTGCTTTAAGTATTCAAGCAACGGATAATAACTTAGTAGTTATTGAAGATTTTGAATTTGATAGTCCAAAAACAAAAAACTTCACAAACTTATTAGGTGCATTAGCTTTAGATGCTAGAAGATCTTTATTTGTTTTGAACGGATTAAATACTAATGTGTATTTATCTTCTAGAAACTTAAAAGGTACTACAGTAATAAACGCTGCAGATTTAAATACTTATGGTATTTTAAACGCAAGTAAGATTATTATTACTGAAGGTTCTTTAGAAGGAATTAATACAAATTTAACCAAATAGGGATTCATAATGAGTATTTTAATAAAACCTATTATCACGGAAAAAGCAACAAATGATAGCGAAGTATATAATCGCTTTACATTTATTGTAGATAAAAAAGCTAACAAATTAGAAATTAAAGGAGCTGTAGAAGCAACTTACGGAGTTTCTATTTTAAGCGTTAAGACTTTAAACTATCCAATACAAAGAAATACTAAGTTTACTAAAAAAGGTTTAGTTACTGGTATTAAAAGTGGATACAAAAAGGCTATCGTTCAAGTAGCAGAAGGAGAAAGCATTGATTTTTATAACAATCTTTAAGAAAAGACAAAAATGTCAGTTAGAAAATTAAAACCAATAACACCAGGTCAGCGTTTTAGAGTTGTAAATGGGTTCGACACCATAACAACTGATAAGCCGGAGAAAAGTTTACTTGCTCCGAAAAAACGATCTGGAGGTCGAAACAGTCAGGGTAGAATGACAACACGTAATATAGGTGGTGGTCATAAACAAAGATATCGTATTATCGATTTTAAAAGAGATAAAGCAGGTATTCCCGCAACAGTAAAAACTATAGAGTACGATCCAAATCGTACTGCATTTATTGCTTTACTTAGTTATGCTGATGGAGAAAAGCGTTATGTGATTGCACAAAACGGTTTAACAGTAGGTCAAACAATTGTAGCAGGTTCTGCTATTGCACCAGAAATTGGAAACGCAATGGCATTAAGTGAAATTCCTTTAGGAACTGCAATTTCTTGTATAGAATTACGTCCTGGTCAAGGTGCTGTTATGGCTCGTTCTGCTGGTTCTTTTGCTCAATTAATGGCAAGAGATGGTAAGTATGCAACAGTTAAGTTACCTTCTGGTGAAACAAGATTAATCTTGTTAACATGTATGGCAACTATTGGAGTTGTATCTAATTCAGATCATCAATTATTAGTATCTGGTAAAGCAGGTAGAAGAAGATGGTTAGGTAGAAGACCAAGAGTTAACGCAGTAAGAATGAATCCTGTCGATCACCCAATGGGTGGTGGTGAAGGTCGTGCTTCTGGAGGTCATCCAAGATCTAGAAATGGTATTCCTGCTAAAGGATTTAAAACTAGATCTAAGACTAAAGCTAGTAATAAGTACATTTTAGAACGTAGAAAGAAATAATAAGTTATGGCAAGATCATTAAAGAAAGGACCTTACGTTCACTATAAATTAGAGAAAAAAGTGTTAGCTAATGTAGAGGCTGGTAGCAAAACTGTAATTAAAACTTGGTCTAGAGCAAGTATGATTACTCCAGATTTTGTAGGACAAACTATTGCTGTTCATAATGGACGTCAGTTTGTACCAGTTTTTGTTACAGAAAACATGGTAGGGCATAAATTAGGCGAATTTTCACCAACTCGTTCTTTTAGAGGACATGCTGGTGCAAAAAATAAAGGAAAAAAATAGTAGGATATGGGAGTTCGTAAAAAAAACATGGCAGATCAGTTAAAAGCAGATAGAAAGCAACGTGCTTTCGCGAAGCTTACTAACTGTCCTACATCACCGAGAAAAATGCGTTTAGTCGCAGATCAGATAAGAGGAGTTGAAGTTGAAAAAGCTTTACAAATCTTAAAATTTAGCCCAAAAGAAGCTTCAATTAATTTAGAGAAATTGTTGTTGTCTGCAATTGCAAACTGGCAAGCTAAAAATGAAGAAGCATCTATAGAAGACGCTAAGTTATTTGTAAAAACAATTTGTGTTGATAGCGCAGGAATGTTAAAGAGATTAAGACCAGCTCCACAAGGTCGTGCACATAGAATTCGTAAGCGTTCTAATCACGTTACTTTAGAGTTAGGTAGTAAAAATTTAAGCAATTAATTAAAGTAGAAATGGGACAAAAAACTAATCCAATAGGAAATCGTTTAGGAATCATCAGAGGTTGGGAATCTAACTGGTACGGTGGTAATGACTACGGAGATAAATTAGCTGAAGATTTTAAAATAAGACAGTATGTAAATGCTAGATTATTTAAAGCAAGTGTTTCTAGAGTAATTATAGAGCGTACTTTAAAACTTGTAACCGTTACTATCACTACGGCACGTCCAGGTATCATTATTGGTAAAGGAGGTCAAGAGGTAGACAAGTTAAAAGAGGAGCTTAAAAAAATTACAGGTAAAGAAGTTCAAATTAATATTTTTGAAATTAAACGTCCAGAATTAGATGCAAAATTAGTTGCAGTTAGTGTTGCTCGTCAAATTGAAAATAGAATTTCATACAAGAGAGCTACTAAAATGGCTATTCAGGCTACTATGCGTATGAACGCTGAAGGAATTAAAATTCAAATTTCAGGTCGTTTAAACGGAGCTGAAATGGCACGTTCTGAACATTATAAAGAAGGAAGAATTCCACTTTCTACTTTTAGAGCTGATATTGACTATGCACTTGTAGAAGCTCATACTCAATACGGAAGACTAGGTGTTAAAGTATGGATTATGAAGGGTGAGGTTTATGGTAAAAGAGAATTATCTCCATTAGTTGGCTTGTCTAAAAAACAAGGTGGTAATAAAGGTGGTGGTGATAGATCTAAACGTCAACAACCTCGTAGAAGAAAATAATTTTTAAAATTAGAAATTAAAAATGTTACAGCCAAAAAGAGTAAAATACCGTAAGGTACAGAAGTCGAAAGGAAATATGACTGGTATTTCTGGTAGAGGAAATCAACTTTCTAATGGGATGTTTGGTATCAAATCACTAGACCAGAATTTATTAACTTCTCGTCAAATAGAAGCAGCTCGTATCGCGGCAACTCGTCATATGAAAAGAGAAGGTCAGTTATGGATTAAAGTATTTCCAGACAAGCCTATCACTAAGAAACCTTTAGAGGTACGTATGGGTAAGGGTAAAGGAGCACCAGATCATTTTGTTGCAGTTATTAAACCAGGTAGAATTTTGTTTGAAATCGGTGGAGTATCGATTGAAGTAGCAAAAGAAGCTTTACGTTTAGCAGCTCAGAAACTTCCAGTAAAAACGAAGTTTGTAGTAGCAAGAGATTTTGATATTAACGCATAATTCTAAATAAAATGAAACAATCTGAAGTAAAAGAATTATCTATAGCTGATCTTAATGAAAAGCTTGGAGCGTTGCAAAAGAATTATACTGATCTTAAAATGGCTCACGCAATAACTCCATTGGAGAACCCATTGCAGTTGAGAGGTTTAAGAAGAACTGTAGCAAGAATTGCAACAGAATTAACAAAAAGAGAATTACAATAATTCTATAGTCAGTTTTAAAGATGGAAAAAAGAAATCTTAGAAAAGAGAGAATTGGTGTTGTTTCTAGTAACAAAATGGAAAAATCTATTGTTGTTGCAGAAACTAAGAGAGTAAAGCACCCAATGTACGGTAAATTCGTATTAAAGACGAAGAAGTATGTTGCACACGACGAACAGAATGATTGCAACGAAGGAGATACTGTTAGGATCATGGAAACAAGACCTATGAGTAAATCTAAGCGTTGGAGATTAGTAGAAATCCTAGAAAGAGCTAAATAATATGTTACAGACAGAATCAAGATTAAAAGTCGCAGATAACACTGGAGCAAAAGAAGTTTTAGTGATTAGAGTTTTAGGAGGAACAAGAAAACGTTACGCAAGTATTGGAGACAAGATTGTAGTAGCTGTTAAATCTGCAACTCCAAACGGAACTGTAAAAAAAGGTCAAGTATCTAGAGCAGTTGTTGTGAGAACGAAAAAAGAAGTAAGACGTAAAGACGGATCATACATTAGATTTGATGATAACGCTTGTGTACTTTTAAATCCTACA from Polaribacter sejongensis carries:
- the rplC gene encoding 50S ribosomal protein L3, yielding MSGLIGRKIGMTSLFDENGKNIPCTVIEAGPCVVTQVRTEEVDGYSALQLGFDDKKAKSSNKALDGHFKKAGTTAKRKVVEFQGFEESFKLGDSITVGHFEEGEFVDVSGVSKGKGFQGVVKRHGFGGVGQATHGQHNRLRAPGSIGAASYPARVFKGMRMGGRMGGDKVKVQNLRVLKVVAEKNLLVVKGAIPGHKNAFVTIQK
- the rplW gene encoding 50S ribosomal protein L23 translates to MSILIKPIITEKATNDSEVYNRFTFIVDKKANKLEIKGAVEATYGVSILSVKTLNYPIQRNTKFTKKGLVTGIKSGYKKAIVQVAEGESIDFYNNL
- the rpmC gene encoding 50S ribosomal protein L29, giving the protein MKQSEVKELSIADLNEKLGALQKNYTDLKMAHAITPLENPLQLRGLRRTVARIATELTKRELQ
- the rpsS gene encoding 30S ribosomal protein S19 is translated as MARSLKKGPYVHYKLEKKVLANVEAGSKTVIKTWSRASMITPDFVGQTIAVHNGRQFVPVFVTENMVGHKLGEFSPTRSFRGHAGAKNKGKK
- the rpsJ gene encoding 30S ribosomal protein S10; translated protein: MSQKIRIKLKSYDYNLVDKSAEKIVKTVKSTGAVVNGPIPLPTHKKIFTVLRSPHVNKKSREQFQLASYKRLLDIYSSSSKTIDALMKLELPSGVEVEIKV
- the rpsC gene encoding 30S ribosomal protein S3 — translated: MGQKTNPIGNRLGIIRGWESNWYGGNDYGDKLAEDFKIRQYVNARLFKASVSRVIIERTLKLVTVTITTARPGIIIGKGGQEVDKLKEELKKITGKEVQINIFEIKRPELDAKLVAVSVARQIENRISYKRATKMAIQATMRMNAEGIKIQISGRLNGAEMARSEHYKEGRIPLSTFRADIDYALVEAHTQYGRLGVKVWIMKGEVYGKRELSPLVGLSKKQGGNKGGGDRSKRQQPRRRK
- the rplN gene encoding 50S ribosomal protein L14, encoding MLQTESRLKVADNTGAKEVLVIRVLGGTRKRYASIGDKIVVAVKSATPNGTVKKGQVSRAVVVRTKKEVRRKDGSYIRFDDNACVLLNPTEEMRGTRVFGPVARELREKQFMKIVSLAPEVL
- the rpsQ gene encoding 30S ribosomal protein S17, whose product is MEKRNLRKERIGVVSSNKMEKSIVVAETKRVKHPMYGKFVLKTKKYVAHDEQNDCNEGDTVRIMETRPMSKSKRWRLVEILERAK
- the rplV gene encoding 50S ribosomal protein L22; amino-acid sequence: MGVRKKNMADQLKADRKQRAFAKLTNCPTSPRKMRLVADQIRGVEVEKALQILKFSPKEASINLEKLLLSAIANWQAKNEEASIEDAKLFVKTICVDSAGMLKRLRPAPQGRAHRIRKRSNHVTLELGSKNLSN
- the rpsG gene encoding 30S ribosomal protein S7; protein product: MRKRAAKKRVLLPDPKFNDQLVTRFVNNLMWSGKKSVAFKVFYDALELVEERKGEDEEKSALEIWKDGLSNVMPHVEVRSRRVGGATFQIPMQIRPDRKVSMAIKWMILYTRKRNEKTMAQRLAAEILAAAKEEGAAVKKRTDTHKMAEANKAFSHFRF
- the fusA gene encoding elongation factor G; its protein translation is MARDLRLTRNIGIAAHIDAGKTTTTERILFYTGVSHKIGEVHDGAATMDWMEQEQERGITITSAATTCEWDFPKENAQPTPETQAYHFNIIDTPGHVDFTVEVNRSLRVLDGLVFLFSAVDGVEPQSETNWRLADNYKVPRIGFVNKMDRQGSDFLKVCQQVKDMLKSNAVPIVLNIGDEDEFKGIVDLVKNRAIVWHDDNFGATFDVVAIPEDMKDEVRKYRALLIEEVASYDENLLEKFMEDEDSITEDEVHNALRAAVMDMAIIPMVCGSSFKNKGVQFLLDAVCRYLPSPMDKEGIVGVNPDTEEKELRKPSVKEPFAALAFKIATDPFVGRLAFFRAYSGRLDAGSYVLNNRSGKKERISRIYQMHANKQNAIDYIEAGDIGAAVGFKSIKTGDTLTAEKFPLVLESMDFPDPVIGIAIEPKTKADVDKLGVGLAKLAEEDPTFTVRSDEASGQTIISGMGELHLDVLVDRLKREFKVEVNQGQPQVEYKEAITAEAEHREIYKKQSGGRGKFADIVFTIGPADEGVQGLQFESVIKGGNVPREFVPSVEKGFKEAMKNGPLAGYEMDSMKVTLRDGSFHAVDSDALSFELAARMGYKASAKSAKAKIMEPLMKLEVLTPEENMGDIVGDLNRRRGQVNDMSDRNGSKVVKALVPLSEMFGYVTTLRTMSSGRATSTMEFSHYAETPSNVSEEVIAKSKG
- the rplP gene encoding 50S ribosomal protein L16: MLQPKRVKYRKVQKSKGNMTGISGRGNQLSNGMFGIKSLDQNLLTSRQIEAARIAATRHMKREGQLWIKVFPDKPITKKPLEVRMGKGKGAPDHFVAVIKPGRILFEIGGVSIEVAKEALRLAAQKLPVKTKFVVARDFDINA
- the rplB gene encoding 50S ribosomal protein L2, with translation MSVRKLKPITPGQRFRVVNGFDTITTDKPEKSLLAPKKRSGGRNSQGRMTTRNIGGGHKQRYRIIDFKRDKAGIPATVKTIEYDPNRTAFIALLSYADGEKRYVIAQNGLTVGQTIVAGSAIAPEIGNAMALSEIPLGTAISCIELRPGQGAVMARSAGSFAQLMARDGKYATVKLPSGETRLILLTCMATIGVVSNSDHQLLVSGKAGRRRWLGRRPRVNAVRMNPVDHPMGGGEGRASGGHPRSRNGIPAKGFKTRSKTKASNKYILERRKK
- the rplD gene encoding 50S ribosomal protein L4, coding for MEVAVLDITGKDTGRKVELSKDVFGIEPNDHAIYLDVKQYLANQRQGTHKSKERAEITGSTRKIKKQKGTGTARAGSIKSGVFRGGGRMFGPRPRSYSFKLNKNLKRLARKSALSIQATDNNLVVIEDFEFDSPKTKNFTNLLGALALDARRSLFVLNGLNTNVYLSSRNLKGTTVINAADLNTYGILNASKIIITEGSLEGINTNLTK